The Megachile rotundata isolate GNS110a chromosome 8, iyMegRotu1, whole genome shotgun sequence genome has a segment encoding these proteins:
- the LOC100875789 gene encoding protein C-mannosyl-transferase DPY19L1 isoform X4 yields MLVERGEGLPPVTSCEGLGVPIYFYLEVVWYSSMFTVVALFCYAMYLGNSIRSGIVATLFFFYNHNECTRVQWTPPLRESFAYPLLLFQIYMVTVILRKSSALGHDVDALLKMGISTIISLCCWQFSQFVFATQIIALLILKWMRIISNDLYICICVVQGWSIMLVMNVTDRNPLLYSLYFCLLFTSCILSFAVKFSKFLSTKLQTILEIILTIVCTKCLKSFFSSIYEDDAHVFNLLKSKLTNYKDFHTMLYTCSAEFDFLQFRSYEAIMKTLLLPCAVLAGVLAVYFWYRNYKTKGYPKCIDADLAYNGLQTGAFTIMAIFIMRLKLFMNPHLCIIAGTVCSNKYLDKFGLKNEMMKTAVTILLISAMSYHGLEKLQEERSIIGEYSNIEQEELFEWIKGNTPEHAVFAGKMSLMANLMLSTGRPIVNNPYYESKEMRDRTMKVYEIFSRKDAASVYFSLRNMHVGYVVLEKSLCFGFANLQAGCQMIDLWDLVDNGTAKAAGKLPLCPLLFRGNAYPFKRAFVNNRYVVLQLDYSHYVELKPKTSIPLHYQS; encoded by the exons ATGTTG GTAGAAAGAGGAGAAGGTCTGCCGCCGGTAACCAGCTGTGAAGGCTTGGGAGTTcccatttacttttatttagaAGTTGTTTGGTATTCCAGTATGTTTACCGTGGTTGCACTATTCTGCTATGCTATGTATTTGGGTAATAGCATAAGGAGTGGAATCGTTGCTacgttatttttcttttataatcacaatgaatGCACTAGAGTCCAATGGACACCGCCATTACGTGAAAGCTTTGCATATCCTTTACTCCTTTTCCAAATTTATATGGTGACAGTAATTCTCAGAAAAAGTTCAGCATTGGGTCATGACGTGGATGCTTTGCTG AAAATGGGCATATCCACAATAATTAGTCTATGCTGCTGGCAATTTTCTCAGTTTGTATTTGCCACGCAAATCAtagcattattaatattaaagtgGATGAGAATAATTTCAAATGATCTCTATATATGCATTTGCGTAGTTCAGGGTTGGTCTATTATGTTAGTTATGAATGTGACAGACAGAAATCCGTTGCTTTATTCTTTATATTTCTGTCTCTTATTCACTAGTTGTATTCTAAGCTTTGCagtaaaattttcgaaatttttgagcACAAAACTGCAAACGATCTTAGAAATTATTCTCACAATTGTCTGCACAAAATGCTTGAAATCGTTTTTCTCGTCTATTTACGAAGACGACGCGCACGTATTCAATTTACTCAAGTCAAAACTAACTAACTATAAGGATTTTCACACGATGCTGTACACATGTTCCGCCGAATTCGATTTTCTACAGTTCAGAAGTTACGAGGCGATCATGAAGACATTGCTATTGCCTTGTGCCGTACTCGCCGGAGTACTGGCGGTCTATTTTTGGTACAGAAACTATAAAACCAAAGGATATCCGAAATGCATAGATGCTGATCTGGCGTATAACGGCCTACAGACTGGAGCTTTCACCATTATGGCAATTTTTATCATGAGACTAAAACTGTTTATGAATCCTCATCTCTGTATAATAGCTGGCACAGTTTGCTCGAATAAGTACCTGGACAAATTTGGATTAAAGAACGAGATGATGAAGACTGCCGTTACTATTTTGTTGATATCAGCAATGTCTTATCACGGTTTGGAGAAACTTCAAGAAGAAAGAAGTATCATAG GTGAATACAGTAACATTGAACAGGAAGAATTATTCGAATGGATAAAGGGTAACACGCCTGAACACGCTGTGTTCGCTGGAAAGATGTCTTTGATGGCAAATTTAATGCTCTCTACCGGCAGACCGATCGTCAATAATCCTTACTACGAAAGCAAGGAGATGAG AGATCGAACGATGAAAGTTTACGAGATCTTCAGCAGAAAGGATGCTGCATCCGTATACTTCAGCCTGAGGAACATGCACGTGGGTTATGTGGTGCTGGAGAAGTCCCTCTGCTTTGGCTTTGCAAATCT ACAAGCTGGATGCCAAATGATCGATCTATGGGACCTGGTTGACAATGGAACCGCGAAGGCAGCTGGAAAGCTACCACTCTGCCCGCTGCTGTTCCGTGGAAACGCTTACCCTTTCAAGAGGGCTTTTGTAAATAATCGCTACGTTGTTTTGCAGCTAGATTACTCTCACTACGTCGAACTGAAACCAAAGACTTCCATACCCCTTCACTATCAATCTTAA
- the LOC100875789 gene encoding protein C-mannosyl-transferase DPY19L1 isoform X1 has protein sequence MAADSDKRFKGVKKPRYKTMYLYELAVNLIGVAIGLFHRWHVSTLFENDRHFSHLSEIEREMSFRTEMGMYYYYYKTIAESETFMDGLRKISHDNISEYGNVIDATKKYSLMPELVAGYLYHFAKNLGIISVEQCWQVERGEGLPPVTSCEGLGVPIYFYLEVVWYSSMFTVVALFCYAMYLGNSIRSGIVATLFFFYNHNECTRVQWTPPLRESFAYPLLLFQIYMVTVILRKSSALGHDVDALLKMGISTIISLCCWQFSQFVFATQIIALLILKWMRIISNDLYICICVVQGWSIMLVMNVTDRNPLLYSLYFCLLFTSCILSFAVKFSKFLSTKLQTILEIILTIVCTKCLKSFFSSIYEDDAHVFNLLKSKLTNYKDFHTMLYTCSAEFDFLQFRSYEAIMKTLLLPCAVLAGVLAVYFWYRNYKTKGYPKCIDADLAYNGLQTGAFTIMAIFIMRLKLFMNPHLCIIAGTVCSNKYLDKFGLKNEMMKTAVTILLISAMSYHGLEKLQEERSIIGEYSNIEQEELFEWIKGNTPEHAVFAGKMSLMANLMLSTGRPIVNNPYYESKEMRDRTMKVYEIFSRKDAASVYFSLRNMHVGYVVLEKSLCFGFANLQAGCQMIDLWDLVDNGTAKAAGKLPLCPLLFRGNAYPFKRAFVNNRYVVLQLDYSHYVELKPKTSIPLHYQS, from the exons ATGGCGGCGGATAGTGACAAGAGGTTTAAAGGAGTAAAGAAACCGCGATATAAAACCATGTACTTGTACGAGTTAGCTGTGAATTTGATAG GTGTGGCTATCGGCCTTTTCCATCGGTGGCATGTGTCTACACTGTTCGAAAATGACCGGCATTTCTCGCATTTATCCGAAATCGAGAGGGAAATGTCCTTTCGCACGGAAATG GGgatgtattattattactacaaaACGATCGCGGAATCGGAAACGTTCATGGATGGCTTGAGAAAAATCAGTCACGATAACATTTCAGAATACGGAAATGTTATTGATGCGACTAAAAAGTACAGCTTGATGCCAGAG TTAGTTGCTGGATATCTTTATCATTTTGCCAAGAATCTGGGAATCATTTCTGTAGAGCAATGTTGGCAA GTAGAAAGAGGAGAAGGTCTGCCGCCGGTAACCAGCTGTGAAGGCTTGGGAGTTcccatttacttttatttagaAGTTGTTTGGTATTCCAGTATGTTTACCGTGGTTGCACTATTCTGCTATGCTATGTATTTGGGTAATAGCATAAGGAGTGGAATCGTTGCTacgttatttttcttttataatcacaatgaatGCACTAGAGTCCAATGGACACCGCCATTACGTGAAAGCTTTGCATATCCTTTACTCCTTTTCCAAATTTATATGGTGACAGTAATTCTCAGAAAAAGTTCAGCATTGGGTCATGACGTGGATGCTTTGCTG AAAATGGGCATATCCACAATAATTAGTCTATGCTGCTGGCAATTTTCTCAGTTTGTATTTGCCACGCAAATCAtagcattattaatattaaagtgGATGAGAATAATTTCAAATGATCTCTATATATGCATTTGCGTAGTTCAGGGTTGGTCTATTATGTTAGTTATGAATGTGACAGACAGAAATCCGTTGCTTTATTCTTTATATTTCTGTCTCTTATTCACTAGTTGTATTCTAAGCTTTGCagtaaaattttcgaaatttttgagcACAAAACTGCAAACGATCTTAGAAATTATTCTCACAATTGTCTGCACAAAATGCTTGAAATCGTTTTTCTCGTCTATTTACGAAGACGACGCGCACGTATTCAATTTACTCAAGTCAAAACTAACTAACTATAAGGATTTTCACACGATGCTGTACACATGTTCCGCCGAATTCGATTTTCTACAGTTCAGAAGTTACGAGGCGATCATGAAGACATTGCTATTGCCTTGTGCCGTACTCGCCGGAGTACTGGCGGTCTATTTTTGGTACAGAAACTATAAAACCAAAGGATATCCGAAATGCATAGATGCTGATCTGGCGTATAACGGCCTACAGACTGGAGCTTTCACCATTATGGCAATTTTTATCATGAGACTAAAACTGTTTATGAATCCTCATCTCTGTATAATAGCTGGCACAGTTTGCTCGAATAAGTACCTGGACAAATTTGGATTAAAGAACGAGATGATGAAGACTGCCGTTACTATTTTGTTGATATCAGCAATGTCTTATCACGGTTTGGAGAAACTTCAAGAAGAAAGAAGTATCATAG GTGAATACAGTAACATTGAACAGGAAGAATTATTCGAATGGATAAAGGGTAACACGCCTGAACACGCTGTGTTCGCTGGAAAGATGTCTTTGATGGCAAATTTAATGCTCTCTACCGGCAGACCGATCGTCAATAATCCTTACTACGAAAGCAAGGAGATGAG AGATCGAACGATGAAAGTTTACGAGATCTTCAGCAGAAAGGATGCTGCATCCGTATACTTCAGCCTGAGGAACATGCACGTGGGTTATGTGGTGCTGGAGAAGTCCCTCTGCTTTGGCTTTGCAAATCT ACAAGCTGGATGCCAAATGATCGATCTATGGGACCTGGTTGACAATGGAACCGCGAAGGCAGCTGGAAAGCTACCACTCTGCCCGCTGCTGTTCCGTGGAAACGCTTACCCTTTCAAGAGGGCTTTTGTAAATAATCGCTACGTTGTTTTGCAGCTAGATTACTCTCACTACGTCGAACTGAAACCAAAGACTTCCATACCCCTTCACTATCAATCTTAA
- the LOC100875789 gene encoding protein C-mannosyl-transferase DPY19L1 isoform X2, which translates to MCLHCSKMTGISRIYPKSRGKCPFARKWYEGMYYYYYKTIAESETFMDGLRKISHDNISEYGNVIDATKKYSLMPELVAGYLYHFAKNLGIISVEQCWQVERGEGLPPVTSCEGLGVPIYFYLEVVWYSSMFTVVALFCYAMYLGNSIRSGIVATLFFFYNHNECTRVQWTPPLRESFAYPLLLFQIYMVTVILRKSSALGHDVDALLKMGISTIISLCCWQFSQFVFATQIIALLILKWMRIISNDLYICICVVQGWSIMLVMNVTDRNPLLYSLYFCLLFTSCILSFAVKFSKFLSTKLQTILEIILTIVCTKCLKSFFSSIYEDDAHVFNLLKSKLTNYKDFHTMLYTCSAEFDFLQFRSYEAIMKTLLLPCAVLAGVLAVYFWYRNYKTKGYPKCIDADLAYNGLQTGAFTIMAIFIMRLKLFMNPHLCIIAGTVCSNKYLDKFGLKNEMMKTAVTILLISAMSYHGLEKLQEERSIIGEYSNIEQEELFEWIKGNTPEHAVFAGKMSLMANLMLSTGRPIVNNPYYESKEMRDRTMKVYEIFSRKDAASVYFSLRNMHVGYVVLEKSLCFGFANLQAGCQMIDLWDLVDNGTAKAAGKLPLCPLLFRGNAYPFKRAFVNNRYVVLQLDYSHYVELKPKTSIPLHYQS; encoded by the exons ATGTGTCTACACTGTTCGAAAATGACCGGCATTTCTCGCATTTATCCGAAATCGAGAGGGAAATGTCCTTTCGCACGGAAATGGTACGAG GGgatgtattattattactacaaaACGATCGCGGAATCGGAAACGTTCATGGATGGCTTGAGAAAAATCAGTCACGATAACATTTCAGAATACGGAAATGTTATTGATGCGACTAAAAAGTACAGCTTGATGCCAGAG TTAGTTGCTGGATATCTTTATCATTTTGCCAAGAATCTGGGAATCATTTCTGTAGAGCAATGTTGGCAA GTAGAAAGAGGAGAAGGTCTGCCGCCGGTAACCAGCTGTGAAGGCTTGGGAGTTcccatttacttttatttagaAGTTGTTTGGTATTCCAGTATGTTTACCGTGGTTGCACTATTCTGCTATGCTATGTATTTGGGTAATAGCATAAGGAGTGGAATCGTTGCTacgttatttttcttttataatcacaatgaatGCACTAGAGTCCAATGGACACCGCCATTACGTGAAAGCTTTGCATATCCTTTACTCCTTTTCCAAATTTATATGGTGACAGTAATTCTCAGAAAAAGTTCAGCATTGGGTCATGACGTGGATGCTTTGCTG AAAATGGGCATATCCACAATAATTAGTCTATGCTGCTGGCAATTTTCTCAGTTTGTATTTGCCACGCAAATCAtagcattattaatattaaagtgGATGAGAATAATTTCAAATGATCTCTATATATGCATTTGCGTAGTTCAGGGTTGGTCTATTATGTTAGTTATGAATGTGACAGACAGAAATCCGTTGCTTTATTCTTTATATTTCTGTCTCTTATTCACTAGTTGTATTCTAAGCTTTGCagtaaaattttcgaaatttttgagcACAAAACTGCAAACGATCTTAGAAATTATTCTCACAATTGTCTGCACAAAATGCTTGAAATCGTTTTTCTCGTCTATTTACGAAGACGACGCGCACGTATTCAATTTACTCAAGTCAAAACTAACTAACTATAAGGATTTTCACACGATGCTGTACACATGTTCCGCCGAATTCGATTTTCTACAGTTCAGAAGTTACGAGGCGATCATGAAGACATTGCTATTGCCTTGTGCCGTACTCGCCGGAGTACTGGCGGTCTATTTTTGGTACAGAAACTATAAAACCAAAGGATATCCGAAATGCATAGATGCTGATCTGGCGTATAACGGCCTACAGACTGGAGCTTTCACCATTATGGCAATTTTTATCATGAGACTAAAACTGTTTATGAATCCTCATCTCTGTATAATAGCTGGCACAGTTTGCTCGAATAAGTACCTGGACAAATTTGGATTAAAGAACGAGATGATGAAGACTGCCGTTACTATTTTGTTGATATCAGCAATGTCTTATCACGGTTTGGAGAAACTTCAAGAAGAAAGAAGTATCATAG GTGAATACAGTAACATTGAACAGGAAGAATTATTCGAATGGATAAAGGGTAACACGCCTGAACACGCTGTGTTCGCTGGAAAGATGTCTTTGATGGCAAATTTAATGCTCTCTACCGGCAGACCGATCGTCAATAATCCTTACTACGAAAGCAAGGAGATGAG AGATCGAACGATGAAAGTTTACGAGATCTTCAGCAGAAAGGATGCTGCATCCGTATACTTCAGCCTGAGGAACATGCACGTGGGTTATGTGGTGCTGGAGAAGTCCCTCTGCTTTGGCTTTGCAAATCT ACAAGCTGGATGCCAAATGATCGATCTATGGGACCTGGTTGACAATGGAACCGCGAAGGCAGCTGGAAAGCTACCACTCTGCCCGCTGCTGTTCCGTGGAAACGCTTACCCTTTCAAGAGGGCTTTTGTAAATAATCGCTACGTTGTTTTGCAGCTAGATTACTCTCACTACGTCGAACTGAAACCAAAGACTTCCATACCCCTTCACTATCAATCTTAA
- the LOC100875789 gene encoding protein C-mannosyl-transferase DPY19L1 isoform X3, whose protein sequence is MLAKRGEGLPPVTSCEGLGVPIYFYLEVVWYSSMFTVVALFCYAMYLGNSIRSGIVATLFFFYNHNECTRVQWTPPLRESFAYPLLLFQIYMVTVILRKSSALGHDVDALLKMGISTIISLCCWQFSQFVFATQIIALLILKWMRIISNDLYICICVVQGWSIMLVMNVTDRNPLLYSLYFCLLFTSCILSFAVKFSKFLSTKLQTILEIILTIVCTKCLKSFFSSIYEDDAHVFNLLKSKLTNYKDFHTMLYTCSAEFDFLQFRSYEAIMKTLLLPCAVLAGVLAVYFWYRNYKTKGYPKCIDADLAYNGLQTGAFTIMAIFIMRLKLFMNPHLCIIAGTVCSNKYLDKFGLKNEMMKTAVTILLISAMSYHGLEKLQEERSIIGEYSNIEQEELFEWIKGNTPEHAVFAGKMSLMANLMLSTGRPIVNNPYYESKEMRDRTMKVYEIFSRKDAASVYFSLRNMHVGYVVLEKSLCFGFANLQAGCQMIDLWDLVDNGTAKAAGKLPLCPLLFRGNAYPFKRAFVNNRYVVLQLDYSHYVELKPKTSIPLHYQS, encoded by the exons ATGTTGGCAA AAAGAGGAGAAGGTCTGCCGCCGGTAACCAGCTGTGAAGGCTTGGGAGTTcccatttacttttatttagaAGTTGTTTGGTATTCCAGTATGTTTACCGTGGTTGCACTATTCTGCTATGCTATGTATTTGGGTAATAGCATAAGGAGTGGAATCGTTGCTacgttatttttcttttataatcacaatgaatGCACTAGAGTCCAATGGACACCGCCATTACGTGAAAGCTTTGCATATCCTTTACTCCTTTTCCAAATTTATATGGTGACAGTAATTCTCAGAAAAAGTTCAGCATTGGGTCATGACGTGGATGCTTTGCTG AAAATGGGCATATCCACAATAATTAGTCTATGCTGCTGGCAATTTTCTCAGTTTGTATTTGCCACGCAAATCAtagcattattaatattaaagtgGATGAGAATAATTTCAAATGATCTCTATATATGCATTTGCGTAGTTCAGGGTTGGTCTATTATGTTAGTTATGAATGTGACAGACAGAAATCCGTTGCTTTATTCTTTATATTTCTGTCTCTTATTCACTAGTTGTATTCTAAGCTTTGCagtaaaattttcgaaatttttgagcACAAAACTGCAAACGATCTTAGAAATTATTCTCACAATTGTCTGCACAAAATGCTTGAAATCGTTTTTCTCGTCTATTTACGAAGACGACGCGCACGTATTCAATTTACTCAAGTCAAAACTAACTAACTATAAGGATTTTCACACGATGCTGTACACATGTTCCGCCGAATTCGATTTTCTACAGTTCAGAAGTTACGAGGCGATCATGAAGACATTGCTATTGCCTTGTGCCGTACTCGCCGGAGTACTGGCGGTCTATTTTTGGTACAGAAACTATAAAACCAAAGGATATCCGAAATGCATAGATGCTGATCTGGCGTATAACGGCCTACAGACTGGAGCTTTCACCATTATGGCAATTTTTATCATGAGACTAAAACTGTTTATGAATCCTCATCTCTGTATAATAGCTGGCACAGTTTGCTCGAATAAGTACCTGGACAAATTTGGATTAAAGAACGAGATGATGAAGACTGCCGTTACTATTTTGTTGATATCAGCAATGTCTTATCACGGTTTGGAGAAACTTCAAGAAGAAAGAAGTATCATAG GTGAATACAGTAACATTGAACAGGAAGAATTATTCGAATGGATAAAGGGTAACACGCCTGAACACGCTGTGTTCGCTGGAAAGATGTCTTTGATGGCAAATTTAATGCTCTCTACCGGCAGACCGATCGTCAATAATCCTTACTACGAAAGCAAGGAGATGAG AGATCGAACGATGAAAGTTTACGAGATCTTCAGCAGAAAGGATGCTGCATCCGTATACTTCAGCCTGAGGAACATGCACGTGGGTTATGTGGTGCTGGAGAAGTCCCTCTGCTTTGGCTTTGCAAATCT ACAAGCTGGATGCCAAATGATCGATCTATGGGACCTGGTTGACAATGGAACCGCGAAGGCAGCTGGAAAGCTACCACTCTGCCCGCTGCTGTTCCGTGGAAACGCTTACCCTTTCAAGAGGGCTTTTGTAAATAATCGCTACGTTGTTTTGCAGCTAGATTACTCTCACTACGTCGAACTGAAACCAAAGACTTCCATACCCCTTCACTATCAATCTTAA